The Argiope bruennichi chromosome X2, qqArgBrue1.1, whole genome shotgun sequence sequence tgtgtatatatatatatatatatatatatatatatatatatatatatatataaatgcatctgttatctgattatttataatttatattgatatttttaatgtccaGAGTTGTTTTAAAAGAtctgttattcatttttcttatataatttttacaggaTCAAAAATGCCAATCAATTGCTCCTAAATTCATTTTGGATTCTACTGAGTTTCCTGCATTGTCTTCCTCAAGGcaatcttcatttttatcatcTTGGTCTAAACATCCTGCTTCTTGGCCTTTGGCATGGCCATCTGTTTCAGCTTGTGCAGTCTCAACCGCTTCTTGCTCTCTTCCACCCTCTCCGCCTGTGCCTCGCTCTCTCCGCCTGTGCCTCCTACTCTCTCCGCCTGTGCCTCCTACTGGTCATGTTCAATTTCTTGTACCTATTGTTTCTTATATGCCTATGGTTCAGTTCTTGCCATTCCATTCTGTTGCCGTGTCCTATCCTCCATTTTATGTACCTGTTGTTCCACCATTTCTACCTGCTGCTGTTTCCTCTTTTCCAACATGCAGTCAGTCAGTTGTTGCATGCACTCTGCCAACCCACTCTGAACCAGAACCTGCTCGCACATCCCCAGTCCACTCTGAACCAGAACCTGCTCGCACATCCCCAGTCCACTCTGAACCAGAACCTGCTCGCACATCTCCAGTCCACTCTGAACCAGAACCTGCTCGCACATCTCCAGTCCACTCTGAACCAGGAGCTCCTCGCATTTCCCCAGCCCAGTGTCGGCCAGCATGTGCTTCTAACAAACTTGGAAAGGCAAGAATTACtaagataagtaaaaatattttttcaaaatgtgacaaaaatatctatgaaaatgttatttgcaGTATTCCTACAACAAATAAATTTGCAGTGTTACTAGATGATTGTAAAGAAGAAAATAGGACAGATATAGTTTtggctctaaatttaaaaaaaataaatatcactggAGGAGGTgctcaaaatttctcattcaaaGACTTGTTATTATTGTGGGAAAACTTACATGTCcaagtcattattttcaaaacatttaagaaaatataaatgtgtagAACGTGTTAAGAGTACTTATCCTAAAAAATGTGAggtatgcttaaaattttattccttgagATCCTCTTttgcaaatcatttaaaatgctgtaaacCAAAGATTTGTGATGTTTTACCAAAAagcaattgtaataatttattggaGGCTAGTGTTAGCTCTCAAGCAGAAATTGTAAAAAAGCCCAAATTATGTTTAGTGCCAGTCAAAACAACTTTAGATAATCAGCATTTAACtgataaatgtgaaaattctcCCAGTTGTGTCTAGAGTGTGGTAGATTCAGtggtaatgaatattttaatgaacacaCAAAAAGATGTACTGGTGACAAGAAGCATGAATTGTATTTTTGTACAGAATGTGATAAAGCTTATGTTAgtatatggaatttaaataagcATCTTAATGTTGTGCATgacattaaaaacatcaaaacttattcttttaattctatttcaagttttaaaatttggttagaATCTGAAACTATTGGTActcatacttattttaaaaaatcaactggGAAAAAAATATGCGGTGAGAAAacattctattattattcttgtCAATTTTTTCATCTGTCATATCAATCAAGGATTAATTCAAGGGCAGAGCGAAATGgtaaacgtaaaaataaaaaggggGTAATTCCTTTCAATATAAGTTGTCCTGTTAAGATCTGTGTATGTGAACAAAAGAATTTGATATTGGTTACATATTATTCTATTCATAACCATCAAGTCAGTTACGAGAACACTAAATATCACCCCCTTAAAGAAAGATCACgtgatttaattaaatcttacttATTACTTTCCTTtcccatttcaaaaattgcaaGTTTATTACGTGGCGATGTAGGATGTCgagataatagaaatttttttcctacaaagGAAGCCTTCATATCTCGTAAAACTATACAGAATTATTTAAGGCGCTTACGCAATTCAATTCAGCCAGCCAATGATGCTATGTCTGTTTCTTGTATAGTAGAGGAATTAAGGAAAGCCATAcaatcctattttaatttttaaattgcagaagTCGAAAACAATTTGGGGCCCTGCACATTTAGATAATTTGCAAAACTATGAAAGTTCTTTTGCATTAGGTTTACAGACTAAAGCACAAAAAGATATGTTAGTTAAGCATtcagataaaattctttgtattgatGCAACTCATGGcataaatttttatgacttttatctTTCTCTGCATGTTTAGGATGAGTATGGTCACGGTTATCCAGTTGCACATTTTATCACTAATGATTTAGATTACCATaccttaattgctttattttcaagtttacatTGTCGAATTCCTGACCTGAATGTAAATACGGTAATGACTGATGATGATGGTTATtcctttaaagcatttaattctgtatttggtcCAAATATAAAGCATCTACTATGCCAATGGCACGTTTTTCGCGCTTGGAAAAGGcagttatcttcaaaaatatgtgATAAGTTTCTCCGTCAAAAAATGTTAGacgagttattaaaaataatgaaagaagtgtctgaaataaattttgaaaataaacttttaatgtttatcgACAGCAATtcaaatgaatgttaaaattttattgattattttgttagaaattattctGGGAGAAAAGAATTATGGGCAACCTGTTTTAGACAATTTCCACATGGCAATACTAATACTAACAATTATTACGAATCTTTTCACAATCGgttaaaaacaatatatcttgAGCGTAAGTATAATAGGCGAATAGATGATCTTGTTTCGACTCTTTTGGAAATGGAAAgggatcgatttttaaaatattcttgtattgttattaataatattcctaCTCATTCCAAGTTCACTAAAACTGTTAAAGAGAAACATGACAGGGCTGTAAAGATTCAGAATACAGATGTCATTGAATATGACAATCATTGGGAGGTTAAATCTCAATCTGTAAAAGGAAAGATATATGTAGTAAGAAAAATTGCAGATGCTTGTATTTTATTGGATCATTGCAGctttaaatgtacaaatattaatTGTGTGGCATTGTGCAGTCATTTGTATCATTGCTCTTGTGAAGACTGCAGCAATTTGTGCAAGCacatacataaaattcatttaatgtctgCCAAACCTAATATGTACACAActgatgatttttataaatttgatgaagaaaatagtattacaattaattctgatattttgagtgaaaaattaaatccCAACATGTTATCTACTAATGAGAAGTGCAGATCGAAGGAGGCAGAGTGCAAAAAGTTATGTTcggaaatattagaattaatagaaattccacagattaaaaaaatcatgttaaataatgtagttagttgtttgaataatttagtagCTGGTATGCGTGgggttttgaatcttaaaaataatctggCTTCTGTTACACCTAAATTATATGTTGCacctaatcaaaaaattaatccacagattaagttttttaaaacttctcatagaaaaaaaaaaaaaaggaactgttCGGCCCGTGAAAATTGcaataagaagcaaaaattaaagGAAGCACTTCTTGATGAACCTAATAATCTTTCTGAGCAAGAGGcagatttaaaatcctttaatgttaaaaattctgaatgtgtTAATATTGATGTGTTTCAtagatttaataagtttaatgtcACAAATCCTACTGCtacaatattaactattaataatattgatctttCATTTGATATGTTAAAATCTTTAGATCCATTTGTTactatcaaagaagaaaaatatcttaaatcaatatcgtcaaatttcaaaaaaggttgGCTATATGATTCAGTcattgatgcatttaattttgtattaactagaagattcacaaatttcaaagctGTAGAATCTTTACactctcttttgatttttaatcaaaaaaacattcttcaatttccttggattcaagaaatagcaaattttgattttcttataattcctgtaaatttaaattcccattggactttaattatagctgatttgaaaaataaaatatttgaatattttgacccACTTTGTTATAAGCCAGATAAGGATACTTCAACATTAATAAACCGTTGGTGTACAGTATTAAATAATTCGCTTAATTCAAATAGCCACTGGCAGATTGTATTTCCACCTCATGTAAAACAAATAGATGATTTTAATTGTGGTGTTTATATTAGTTACTAagtgtatcaaaaattaaacaatttatcattgactgaaaattttgatatagttgCTTTTAGAGCATTAATGTTTGTACAAATAACTGcaggcttaaatttttaaaatgctagttttgttttgaatacaCATTTTCAGCATTGTATGCTCACTacatttctttaagtaatttttaaaaaatgggaattgaACTGTACACCATtaactttaactttaaattaataaaattcccaaTGGTTGGGTTTAGGTGATTGTCTAGACATTTTCTGGCTTTCATTTAAGCTCTTAACTTTTAGGAAAATTCcttgtttatttcagtttcagtaaCAATCAAATGCGAATTATCAATGTTCCATTGGGGTAAGAATGGAGAACCTGACTTCCTAgtaagtatatgaaatttaaatctgtaatataaattaagattatGATGTGAATTCTAGATATTGAAATGTGTGCTTTGAagggtttaaaaaattgttaactatTCATATTGTTGcttgtattattaaaaatcccattttatttattttgtcttctaataAAGGAATAACATTCCCAATGGTTAGGTTTAAGTGATTGTCTAGATATTTTCTAGCTTTCTcttaagcttttaacttttaggaaagttccttttaatattttagattcagcTGAAGTAAtcaattctgcattgaaattggAATGGAGAACTAATTTTCATGGATGTTCAAGAACCTTTTAAATATGCAaagctttatttaatgtaagctgaaatgtactgtaaatttttttgagtaataggaaatgaaaattcaattaaaagtgtttttcattTGCATCTAAAATAATCCTCCTataggaattaaaaatgtaataattttttattaaaattgttgaatttttttttatttataaacttattaattaacagCTAACTTAAAAGCCTTATTCACTTTCTTAATcttatttctagatatttttttttttgttgttgtctttGTTTTTGGCAATAACCTTTAAATATTactacaacataaaataattgttttcaatcttcagtcagtttttaaataatttaaacatgtgtttcaacaatatgtttgtgtacatacatacacacacacatacaagccatataacatgcaaaaatgcattatgcttgtatgaaaaaaaaatgatctttctaTGTTTTGTTATCATGTTaacaaaagctgaaattaatagGTTAACTCTCACAAAAAAACTAAATCTaggaaaatgtaattcttaacatgtatctatgaaataaaatatgaaacatattttttagaagaacaaATGCAAGAAAAGGATTTCTGcaacttaaaatatcttttattaatttgatagttATAGTCAGCTCAATGCCTTTGGAGTTTTCTTTGACCTATTAATGTTTAtgattgcaatataaatatttactgatatataaactgagattttatgatttgaaatgataatgTACTAGAActctaaatattaatgtataatcagaatttgatcattgtaaaattaagtacatgtaaataaagtataaatgccaAAAGGTgtgattttattcatctaaatttagtaataaattagctaataaaaaaatcatgttggaatttaaaattgtcaactttattatttatttgatgtctTTGCCAACATGGCTGATTTGTCaggatattggttgtatttaatttcaattatatctcatatttgacactgtaggtcaaatgatgtGGGCTGTAGAGAGTTAACACacattcattcatctttattattattataatagatatttttttaaaaaaagggatcaaaagtgataaatcttGTGCTACCTCCTTAtctgacagtaaaataattttaatagtatgtaaaaatataatatattaaatgaaaaaaaatgtttactttacatCAAATGATacttagttatatattataaaagaaccaataaaaaaaagaaagaaatgtatctTTATGATTATGAgaggtgtctttttttttaaatttaaaatctataaaatactttatttaaagatttataccAGTATATGTTTTGCTACCTGAAATATGCAAGGAAGATTGGCAAAAAATCATTActcctcttttattttttataatgtaactaAGTTTATATGTCTGTACTATTCTAAATGGTATGGCATGAAATAAGAAAGgtgaaatattaagagaaaacttCTGCACACATGCTAACAAATAACAGAAATGggacttaattttagaaaatatattctcataaGCACATCTATCAATAATTgtcttgtaaaaatttttatattaataacataaaattttaataaaatcactaagaaagagactacatatatatatatgttcattactttttaatttctttcaacactcaggaTGAGAAACaccattaaataatatagaacattattagtaataacaatttttgtgtATGGCAAAAGCAGTGGTAGTGATaatcattacaataattttatttgctttgaataccatttttgatgagaatttttagaaatatacaagtatacatttatcatacaagtttgtaattatattattgaatgattttagaaattcgaggaaagaaaatgtgaaaaaaattattcatttttaagctaTCACATATCTTATTCCTCAAAACAACAGTCTGAGCCACAGTAAATATGTTAATGGTCCAGTAGCCATAacactatataataaaattgtaaataatacatttttactgtaatttttaaaattcataattaaactcTTTTAACAGATCAAGTTCAGTAGAAACTGCATGGTATCAGAACTATACagggggaaaaaacattttaaggctGAGAGTTGTATATGGAACAAGTTTCAGGATTTAAAATCCTTGGAAtcatagttttattcatttcttaaaattttttccatagacATAGAATGTATATTTCGCAGACAgatttgaaacttgaaatataaaattatttccttcttctgaagtaattatatatatgagcaattattttcacttgaCATGAAATAAGTTCACTGTCAGATAGAGAATTACTGATATTCACcttgtatcattttgaaattaatactattCACAACTTATTTCCTGAAATAGGAATGAGGGTAGTTGAAGATTCCTCGTGCAAAGAAGGAAGCATTGATATCAGTTtgtctttcttcttttatatgacatttttgaaataggcCAACATttccagaaagattttttttttgtcttctataTAAACCTTGTTTAATATGAGTTTGATATATTTGCTATAAAGAATAAATGGAATTTATGATAGAGTTAATCACTTTACAATGCAATTGGAACAagattttgtatatttcaaataaattattgaatccatgaatcaagaatccttttaattaaataaatgttggttTGATGATACCTATAATTTGATGTCATCTAACTGATACTGATAATTTGATTTCAgctaattacatatttcattgttttttattatgtacaagttaaaatttttgaatgttgattccaaagaaatatttcaccCTATGAGCCCTGCCCGCCCGATATCGCCCCATTCGATAGGCGCCTATCGACTGGAGCGGTCAGGACTCATAGGATTAAAACAGATTGTAGGTAAAACTggtaatgcaaaatatcatatgtgcatatatgtattgtaaagtataagcatataatttaaacgcatcaaatattttaataaatttaaccttGAAGTTATGACTAAGATAGTTGTGAAAGGATAAAACTACAGGGTTgtgcaaaaatactttttttatgcaaaataaaattttctatttataaagtcTACACAATAGAAtacgaatttcagaaaaataactttaatttaaaaattatctttatataagaatttaaaacagGGAACACATAGTAATATTAACTGTTACTGAATAACTATTActtaattattgcataatttaagcaaacaaaattaatttataacgcAAGAACTACTGAAAATTTCGGAATGGAATTTGACACTCACTTATATATAAAGGCATATTGggcccaaaattttgaaaaatctgtttccgTAATGGAAAAATTCCGTGATACTAACACTATGTAAATCatctttattaattactttttcgacCTATATAAATctgttttcttgaataattttcatcGACACCAAACATAACATGAAAAGTCATAAACATCACgaaaactcagatttttattttcagaggccCGTATATGAAAGTAATGAGAAACCGTATATGCATTTTTGGAGATAATTTCTTCTAACGATTGAAACCAGAATTcgaattataacataaaaaagaaaggattacaattttagtaataaaataatctatcaaatttaatttatttaaattgttgcgacttaacttattgcatttatatgtatgttAAAGTAAAGACAGATAGTTAATTTCCTGATGGACTCAGTTCTAAATATGATACGTATCTATATTTTATGTGCTGAATCTTTCTATCAcaattcatctatctagctttttatgttttgaattatcgtgttcacctgCACCtttcagtaaaatcaattttatttccagtcaattctttaatttttcaagattttaatgttatagtaatactttttattacttcagtcattttatttattttcaggcaCTTAGTAACTatactaaatacatttattttcgtacatattcattgctatttattttaattaggagaaaattttcaaaataataactaatcaagtttaataaattgtcatgcactcagtttttgaattagaagtatgaatattctttaaattttctaagccTTGCTTGTGACAATTCTTTAGAATATTCATACTATTTACATTCTCTCTCATCTTCTTTCATTTTCGTAgctctatttttataaagttggtgGGAAAATGACGGAAGagctgtattttttattactttattgcttagtaaacaaaatttttcaacgtCTTCTAGTTTAccgactgaaatttttaaaaaccaaaaatgagaaaattaaaattcgcatCTTTGCAAATATTATCTTCATAACCTGTCaaatggaaagtgaaatttttttctgaagagacaaatatttgcatataggcaatttaaagtattaatttaaagtcTTATCAGTAGTTTTCACGTATTACgatttcttcaaacttccacatcatataaatggagatattttattgtaattcgaggaattttgtctattttcactgtaatattcatactaatcaaaatattgttttaagttgcaatcttaactttaaaataaaaataaaaaacgcagCTAAACTTAATGTTAACAGAAatagtctccctgaaactttttcatatactctctaataatgatgTTATCATCCCTCCTCCTACCACAAAAATGGACCTTAATAAAGGTCGTATACATCacgagtattcaaatttttatcttcagagCCCCGTAAATGAGACCATTGTGCTTCTTAATACAGCTATGCAAACTGCGTATGTATTTTAGGAACGGTTTCTTCTACCGATTGTACCCCGAATcccaaatataacagaaaaacagGATTGCAATTTTAGCAACAAAATtacctaccaaatttcatctattttgatttcagttatcgcatttagatattatttaaaatatgacgtggaactatattttaggtgctttctataaaatcttataatctaTTTCTAtacgttttgtacttatcgtgttcaCCTGTACTCAAATAGTCGTACAGACTTCCTGagcatggatttcgttcaaaatttgatataaatctacaaatttagtataaaacccatgcaccaaattttataattctcgaaaaaaatacataaataaataaaataaaatttaagtaaattgaaagtCATGATTTTGATTACTGTGTATGTTTCAGATCTTCCCGAGTTTGAAAACATGTTTTGAGaacatgataattgaaaaatgatttgagctacatgtacgaaatttggtgcatggattttatgctaaatttgaagatttcattaaaattttgaacgaaatccattcttagGAAGTCTACTATTGAAGCTACTTGAGTACAGGTGaacataataagtaaaaaagcgtTAAGAGTTAGATAATAAGGTTTTATTAAAGtacctaaaatataattctttgtacatcacaaacataaacaaaatcctacgaaatcaggttttaaacactagcaataaacaaatagccaacattaaaacaacaacaataaaatatttatttattttttaattaaaaatttttttctcattaacgaAATAAAGAGTaagtattataatctttaaaacatttgacTTGAGATTTTGACCAATGTCTTCGATTTAAACCTCAAtgagtacaaaagaaaaaaaattggtataaagtttcactgtttgtttgtttgtcctGGAACGCGATAACTCAATAGCGCTTTGAGctggacaaatgaaatttggttcatgatatttacaccaaatttgttttctgccaaattttgatcgaaatccattcagatatagtctatctgtccagctgcgctaatataaattaacatgataaaaggaatagagctagatggataaatttggtacatagatttaacattttatgtttagataTCTATCTCATTCGAAACCAAATCagtcaaggggttgaccgtctgttgttccatgtatcaaaaatagaat is a genomic window containing:
- the LOC129961106 gene encoding uncharacterized protein LOC129961106, which encodes MIKRLEAHLSEDLDVIYRGTTIERLTSRISKIKKHYDWILVHVGTNNISVDSVEIILQKYRSLANEILRVNPKARIIFSSIIPRDFNYFENDYWKTVECIKILNHKIEAVNKALEKLCHNEDAFIFCSSNKPSWSGFLGKDGLHPNKSGDLCLANYFCRFLKKCISSDNASRKRKNCQLITSGYILDSLEFPPLPSCDQPSFLSSGPQHSGSAVPCSKVPTFVDPVPSYVSFPSASQKDQKCQSIAPKFILDSTEFPALSSSRQSSFLSSWSKHPASWPLAWPSVSACAVSTASCSLPPSPPVPRSLRLCLLLSPPVPPTGHVQFLVPIVSYMPMVQFLPFHSVAVSYPPFYVPVVPPFLPAAVSSFPTCSQSVVACTLPTHSEPEPARTSPVHSEPEPARTSPVHSEPEPARTSPVHSEPEPARTSPVHSEPGAPRISPAQCRPACASNKLGKARITKISKNIFSKCDKNIYENVICSIPTTNKFAVLLDDCKEENRTDIVLALNLKKINITGGGAQNFSFKDLLLLWENLHVQVIIFKTFKKI